A section of the Cervus canadensis isolate Bull #8, Minnesota chromosome 8, ASM1932006v1, whole genome shotgun sequence genome encodes:
- the LOC122446696 gene encoding aspartate aminotransferase, cytoplasmic-like: MAPPSIFAEVPQAQPVLVFKLTADFREDPDPRKVNLGVGAYRTDDSQPWVLPVVRKVEQRIANDSSINHEYLPILGLAEFRTCASHLALGDDSPALQEKRVGGVQCLGVTGALRIGAEFLARWYNGTNNKDTPVYVSSPTWENHNGVFIAAGFKDIRSYHCWDAAKGGLDLQGFLNDLEKAPEFSIFVLHACAHNPTGTDLTLEQWKQITSVMKRRFLFPFFDSAYQGFASGNLEKDAWAIRYFVSEGFELFCAQSFSKNFGLYNERMGNLSVVAKEPDSILRVLAQMEKIVRITWSNPPAQGARIVARTLSDPELFNEWTGNVKTMADRILTMRSELRARLEALKTPGTWNHITEQIGMFSFTGLNPKQVEYLINEKHIYLLPSGRINMCGLTTKNLEYVATSIHEAVTKIQ, translated from the coding sequence ATGGCGCCTCCATCAATCTTTGCCGAGGTTCCTCAGGCCCAGCCGGTCCTTGTCTTTAAGCTAACTGCTGACTTCCGGGAGGATCCGGACCCCCGCAAGGTCAACCTAGGAGTGGGAGCTTATCGCACCGATGATAGCCAGCCCTGGGTTTTGCCAGTCGTGAGGAAGGTGGAGCAGAGGATTGCTAACGACAGCAGCATAAACCATGAGTATCTGCCCATCCTGGGCCTGGCAGAGTTCCGAACCTGTGCTTCCCACCTGGCCCTTGGGGATGACAGCCCAGCTCTGCAAGAGAAGCGGGTAGGAGGTGTGCAGTGCTTGGGGGTAACAGGGGCACTTCGAATCGGAGCTGAGTTCTTAGCGCGCTGGTACAATGGAACAAACAACAAGGACACGCCCGTCTATGTATCCTCACCAACCTGGGAGAATCATAACGGTGTCTTTATTGCTGCTGGATTTAAAGACATTCGGTCCTATCACTGTTGGGATGCAGCGAAGGGAGGACTAGACCTCCAGGGTTTCCTGAATGATTTGGAGAAAGCTCCCGAGTTCTCCATCTTTGTCCTCCATGCCTGTGCGCACAACCCAACTGGGACTGACCTGACTCTGGAGCAGTGGAAGCAGATCACCTCCGTCATGAAGCGCCGGTTTCTGTTCCCTTTCTTTGACTCGGCCTATCAGGGCTTCGCATCTGGCAACCTGGAGAAAGACGCCTGGGCCATTCGCTATTTTGTGTCTGAAGGGTTCGAGCTCTTCTGTGCCCAGTCCTTCTCCAAGAACTTCGGGCTCTACAATGAGCGCATGGGGAATCTGTCGGTGGTTGCCAAAGAACCAGATAGCATCCTGCGGGTCCTTGCCCAGATGGAGAAGATCGTGCGAATCACATGGTCCAATCCCCCGGCTCAGGGAGCACGGATTGTGGCACGTACCCTGTCTGATCCTGAGCTCTTTAATGAATGGACAGGTAACGTGAAGACAATGGCAGACCGCATTCTGACCATGAGATCTGAGCTCAGGGCGCGATTAGAAGCCCTCAAGACCCCGGGAACCTGGAACCACATCACAGAGCAGATTGGAATGTTCAGCTTCACCGGGTTGAACCCCAAGCAGGTTGAGTATCTGATCAATGAAAAGCACATCTATCTGCTGCCAAGTGGTCGGATCAACATGTGTGGCTTAACCACCAAAAATCTAGAGTACGTGGCCACCTCCATCCATGAAGCAGTCACCAAAATCCAGTGA